A DNA window from Setaria viridis chromosome 2, Setaria_viridis_v4.0, whole genome shotgun sequence contains the following coding sequences:
- the LOC140221974 gene encoding acetylserotonin O-methyltransferase 3-like, protein MRSDSRFVSEILVRECGEVFAGVASLVDAGGGDGTTAMAIARAFPHVRCSVLELPHVVDAAAAAGSTVEFVAGDMLEFIPPAELVLKKFVLHWSDEDCVRILKRSKEAISTREPKGKVIIIDVVLGSSPSKQTLEAQLSLDLCMMVLFPGKQREEEKWHKIFLEAGFSRYKISPVLGSRSFIEVYP, encoded by the exons ATGCGTTCCGACAGCCGCTTCGTGTCGGAGATCCTCGTCCGCGAGTGCGGCGAGGTGTTCGCGGGGGTGGCGTCGCTGGtggacgccggtggcggcgacgggacGACGGCGATGGCCATTGCAAGGGCGTTCCCGCACGTGAGGTGCTCGGTGCTGGAGCTGCCGCACGTGGTGGACGCCGCTGCGGCTGCTGGTAGCACGGTTGAGTTCGTTGCAGGCGACATGTTGGAGTTCATCCCTCCGGCTGAGCTGGTTTTGAAAA AGTTTGTGCTACACTGGAGCGACGAGGATTGTGTTCGGATCTTGAAACGATCCAAAGAAGCTATTTCGACTCGAGAACCAAAGGGGAAGGTGATCATAATTGATGTCGTGTTAGGATCGTCTCCGTCTAAACAGACATTGGAAGCTCAACTTTCTCTGGATCTATGCATGATGGTGCTATTTCCAGGTAaacagagagaggaggagaaatGGCACAAGATCTTCTTAGAAGCAGGGTTTAGTCGATACAAGATTAGTCCTGTCTTAGGATCTCGATCGTTCATTGAGGTCTATCCATAA
- the LOC117846359 gene encoding large ribosomal subunit protein eL24, translated as MVLKTELCRFSGAKIYPGKGIRFIRADSQVFLFSNSKCKRYFHNRLKPAKLTWTAMYRKQHKKDIHAEAAKKRRRTTKKPYSRSIVGATLEVIQKKRTEKPEVRDAAREAALREIKERIKKTKDEKKAKKAEMAKSQKTAGKGNAPKPGKGPKLGGGGGKR; from the exons ATGGTTCTCAA GACAGAGCTGTGCCGTTTCAGTGGTGCCAAGATCTACCCTGGGAAGGGTATCAGATTTATCCGTGCAGATTCACAG GTGTTCCTTTTTTCGAACTCAAAGTGCAAGCGCTACTTCCACAACCGCCTGAAGCCAGCCAAGCTCACATGGACCGCCATGTACAGGAAGCAGCACAAGAAG GACATCCATGCTGAAGCTGCTAAGAAGAGGCGCCGCACCACCAAGAAACCATACTCCAGGTCAATTGTTGGTGCCACCCTTGAAGTCATCCAGAAGAAGAGAACTGAGAAACCAGAGGTTCGCGATGCTGCTAGGGAAGCTGCCCTCCG TGAGATCAAGGAACGCATCAAGAAGACCAAGGACGAGAAGAAAGCTAAGAAGGCCGAGATGGCAAAATCTCAGAAGACTGCTGGGAAAGGCAATGCCCCCAAGCCCGGTAAAGGCCCAAAgcttggtggaggtggtggcaaGCGGTAG